One segment of Plasmodium vivax chromosome 14, whole genome shotgun sequence DNA contains the following:
- a CDS encoding hypothetical protein (encoded by transcript PVX_123283A), translated as MTPFLHSPINTLTLVDKSKKKKKKKIAPKNELEISHDLVNIAMDLYDKNTRKRKRNSKLIISSRNEEDDVDLTEKNKKNKLIISDVDCENVPCEQDDVQVKKECDAKNKCALKGQRSEGDNDQVEEIITLDGDDCNYKLEEEEKQQMWKNEQAANSPIPTVEIKLEHTQEIIKKCDDSCNRNNMPGKNKMIKLQSGKLTKSENKNNRVMKGRKKKKKNSADHHSNNSIYKNIEEIPVIHTTMEELSNPILFFEKYNSIGLKYGAMKVKPPNFFEPQFNSYYLNMKFNIRKQKINELKHGKEFDHPEEYWSLYEVYKYNQMLEKMYLPKEKASLENIEKKYWEIINKGKEQVVSVYGADLPVSKNHPTCLFHNNLKRLEDSGRNDSSSDISTANGSRCSSVKSGTIESSCESSSDLLKRGEEGGEGLLRAGECKEEMCEDPTSANVSSGVDKQNDDMSLSLLPSPSLPPGNSANEGNSDCSNGHYCNGHCCNGHNCNGHCCNGHYCNGHCPDDHCSNDDRISDDCTLDSANVDYSSDRANAHRGSDHANNEGVVSEREQGIIDVINISDPENGTMEESLVDNRGHAINKSDEGTYFGGDRKKDHSDHLRGSINGIDADRRRTPSCAGGINEIASTEGGMGQSASDKYDRSKGTSSGEVKICHTSSETHVGDLPPDSMFIKQRERYYSEINSVIKNINENLNIKSLPFIKGSMLRNVDISIEGVNIPWLYVGTLFSSFCWHTEDNYFASINYQHWGNPKIWYVIPPLYSDKVEDVIYEYLKENSYQEDVLMERGNRKMKKKERRNLFNNSDLKKKLKEESSIVQNIATEQRLKNMRISKNNPNLTSTNGIATGSTSCTNDVIMASTSATANTRLLSNSHSNSSSTSTSTTMSTSHNNNTLADNLLFIDVDINNADLIYRKSYLNYKIVDRKQINFKKENNKNKIYKLTIQVPIEVFLKNKIPVYKNIQRKNEFIFLWPKTFHGGFNSGYNCNEACNIAPTFWLFYGLQSYYNYKYFRNTCISIHFILFSNLLHYQEYTFSQLKHIIYSLRYILTDEYKFFRESKTLFIEFTLNRDALLNNKLMNYSGHLSLDLNKMYANFECQKNKHFFFQNIKSKLEFFYKDCDACNSPTFNSSIICPHSNDILCIHCSEEHSCNCKFNRHRKYIYFCSIFLFFGRVALKRYTLLEMMKILTLLIHYANKIKANDEKEVQFDDIPDYNSLKIFEDKNSVKLYNLIRETKRTDLEKRSRTTNYIDLENYCFEKLNNIGKEKNKREKTKNEKCIVLEDYYTSSNHFKTKLTLKYFLLTYEEEMEDNPLKILPKLII; from the exons ATGACACCCTTTTTACACTCCCCAATTAACACCCTTACGCTTGTAGAtaaatccaaaaaaaaaaaaaaaaaaaaaattgcccctAAAAACGAACTAGAAATTTCACATGATCTTGTAAACATTGCAATGGATTTATATGACAAAAATactagaaaaagaaaaagaaactcCAAGCTTATAATCTCATcaagaaatgaagaagacgaCGTAGATTTgactgaaaaaaataaaaaaaacaaattaataatCAGCGATGTTGATTGCGAAAATGTACCATGTGAACAGGACGACGTgcaagtgaaaaaagaatgcgacgcgaaaaataaatgtgctTTAAAGGGGCAAAGGTCCGAGGGGGACAATGACCAAGTGGAAGAAATAATCACCCTGGATGGTGACGACTGCAATTATAAattagaggaggaagaaaagcaaCAAATGTGGAAAAACGAACAAGCAGCAAATTCTCCCATTCCAACtgtggaaataaaattagaacACACAcaagaaataattaaaaaatgtgacgACTCGTGTAATAGGAATAACATGCcagggaaaaacaaaatgataaaattacaaagtgGAAAATTAACCAAATCGGAAAATAAGAATAACCGCGTgatgaaaggaagaaaaaaaaaaaaaaaaaattccgcaGACCATCATTCGAACAATagcatttataaaaatatagaagaAATACCTGTGATCCACACAACAATGGAAGAGTTATCAAAtccaattttatttttcgaaaaatataattccatTGGACTGAAATATGGAGCCATGAAAGTAAAACCACCCAATTTTTTCGAACCACAATTTAACTCGTACTATCtaaatatgaaatttaaTATACGGAAACAAAAAATCAACGAACTGAAGCATGGAAAAGAATTTGATCACCCTGAGGAGTACTGGTCCTTGTATGAGGTGTACAAATATAACCAAATGCTGGAGAAGATGTACCTACCAAAGGAAAAGGCGAGCTTggaaaatatagaaaagaaatattGGGAAATCATCAATAAAGGAAAAGAGCAAGTCGTTTCTGTATATGGCGCTGATTTGCCCGTATCCAAAAATCATCCCACGTGCCTATTTCATAACAACCTAAAACGGCTTGAGGACTCCGGGAGGAATGACAGTAGTAGTGACATCAGCACTGCGAACGGGAGCAGATGCAGCAGTGTTAAGAGTGGGACCATTGAATCGTCGTGCGAGTCGAGCAGCGACCTTCTGaagaggggagaagaagggggCGAGGGTTTGTTACGTGCGGGGGAGTGCAAGGAGGAAATGTGTGAAGACCCTACAAGCGCGAATGTGTCATCGGGTGTGGATAAGCAGAATGATGACATGAGCCTCTCGCTTTTGCCTTCGCCTTCGCTTCCGCCGGGGAATAGCGCGAACGAAGGTAATAGCGATTGCTCTAATGGTCACTACTGTAATGGGCACTGCTGTAATGGTCACAACTGTAATGGGCACTGCTGTAATGGTCACTACTGTAATGGGCACTGCCCTGACGACCACTGCTCTAATGACGACCGTATCAGTGATGACTGTACACTTGACAGCGCAAATGTCGACTACAGCAGTGACAGAGCGAACGCCCACCGCGGCAGCGACCATGCAAATAACGAAGGGGTGGTGAGTGAGCGCGAACAGGGTATAATAGATGTGATTAACATTTCTGATCCTGAAAATGGCACGATGGAAGAAAGCCTTGTCGATAATAGAGGGCATGCAATAAACAAGAGTGACGAGGGTACTTATTTCGGCGGCGATCGAAAAAAGGATCACAGTGATCATCTAAGGGGTAGTATCAATGGGATTGACGCTGATAGAAGAAGAACCCCCAGTTGTGCAGGCGGTATAAACGAAATCGCTAGCACTGAAGGAGGTATGGGCCAAAGCGCCAGTGATAAATACGATAGGAGCAAAGGGACCTCCAGTGGAGAGGTGAAAATTTGTCATACTAGCAGTGAAACACATGTAGGAGACCTACCCCCTGATAGCATGTTTATCAAACAGAGAGAGAGGTACTACTCAGAAATAAATAgtgtaattaaaaacattaatgaaaatttgaatataaaatCACTCCCCTTTATCAAAGGATCTATGCTACGAAATGTAGATATATCCATCGAGGGGGTTAACATTCCATGGTTATATGTCGGaacccttttttcctccttctgctgGCACACAGAAGATAACTATTTTGCATCTATAAATTATCAGCATTGGGGGAACCCCAAAATATGGTACGTCATACCACCTCTATACAGTGACAAGGTGGAAGATGTTATTTATGAATacttaaaagaaaacagTTATCAGGAGGATGTGTTAATGGAAAGAGGAAatcgaaaaatgaaaaaaaaggagcgaagaaatttatttaataattcggatttaaaaaaaaaactcaaagaGGAGAGCTCTATTGTGCAAAATATCGCAACTGAGCAAAGgctaaaaaatatgcgcatttcaaaaaataacccAAATTTAACCTCTACGAATGGTATTGCCACTGGAAGTACGAGCTGCACCAATGATGTAATAATGGCTAGCACTAGCGCGACTGCCAATACTAGGCTGCTTAGTAATAGCCACAGCAATAGTAGCAGTACTAGCACTAGTACGACCATGAGCACTAGccataataataatacacTGGCAGATAATTTGCTCTTCATAGATGTGGATATAAATAATGCAGATTTGATATATAGAAAATCCTATTtgaattacaaaattgtggatagaaaacaaattaattttaagaaagaaaataataaaaataaaatttacaaattaaCCATACAAGTACCAATTGAggtttttctaaaaaataagattccagtttataaaaatattcaaagaaaaaatgaatttattttcctctgGCCTAAAACATTTCATGGAGGTTTTAATTCAGGCTATAACTGCAATGAAGCTTGCAATATTGCCCCTacattttggctattttACGGCCTACAGTCATATTACaattacaaatattttagaaaCACCTGTATATCcattcatttcattttattttcaaatttactGCATTATCAAGAATATACCTTTAGCCAACTCAAACACATCATATACTCCCTGCGTTATATACTAACTGATgagtacaaattttttaggGAAAGTAAAACGCTATTTATAGAGTTCACACTAAATCGCGATGcccttttaaataataagcTTATGAATTATTCAGGCCATTTATCGCTAGATTTGAATAAAATGTACGCGAATTTCGAGTGCCAGAAAAAcaaacacttttttttccaaaacaTTAAGAGTAAActggaatttttttacaaggATTGCGATGCCTGTAATTCCCCCACCTTCAACA gtTCAATTATATGCCCCCACTCCAATGACATTCTATGTATTCATTGCTCCGAAGAACATAGTTGCAACTGCAAATTTAA tcGGCACcgaaaatacatatatttctgttctatatttttattttttggcagAGTTGCACTAAAAAGATATACGCTCCTAGAAATGATGAAGATTTTGACCCTCCTAATCCACTATGCCAATAAAATT AAAGCGAATGATGAAAAAGAGGTGCAATTTGACGACATACCTGATTACAAttctttgaaaatttttgaagACAAGAATTCAGTTAAACTATATAACTTAATTCGAGAAACCAAAAGAACAGATTTGGAAAAGAGATCCAGGACGACAAATTATATAGACCTAGAAAATTACTGCttcgaaaaattaaacaatatcggcaaagaaaagaacaagagggaaaaaacaaaaaatgaaaagtgcATTGTGTTGGAAGATTACTACACAAGTTCAAATCATTTTAAGACAAAATTGACTTTGAAGTACTTTCTCCTAACATACGAAGAAGAGATGGAAGATAATcctttgaaaattttaccaaaacttataatttaa
- a CDS encoding hypothetical protein, conserved (encoded by transcript PVX_123290A), whose amino-acid sequence MNQEKKEEANTSFNKKNSEVEFFTPKSNLAHECVSRNAAFDNLHKYVNTNVTKDRLKKRKGHSKSCAPAVKRKNVPSKEKNKECSILNYLTGFNNAKNIFFKNANTDGAKRKGEIPPKDSTIKKIKEKISGVKKNKSAKKRIFSESSTNILRYFKNVDTNSKEKTELPTQCGTDKKAQNSLDDKTFRDANSKLYAHGNGGKSADAHNDMYYGENNVHSEEGGNRKRVRSVNYENKMSNEEKMQYDHVQNNVNLDCNDEEYLQTAYLYCKKYFLYRKMEFLSKYLFYRQKSIKNFIFLIEALFLRKKHTDLLDMLRRYKRLWIFSCKGVKAKGAAEKKNNARHKVESGDISTKGNNSKCGKNCTQLIYHKCRRSTFYMAALQNGPNPPTGESGDLENSNVCNIKHRQVHKFKKKKKKTHTHKMCNTELLCKHKNFCEVNNSIGGVINGGKTCNRKTCNKIYCICYVAFVKIMSLIRMKNQNCLNKCVNFIQKISKKCLLSKNGHYLTHAVIHLYELAGLYNSALKYSMLLFLKCPVYPQIILKLFSFSILSLKVEIYLILLAKYCKSISWIKYFLLFILYSVNYQFRNKKTVSNFLFLLDGVTKGGTNIEKRGKTNNVERKNATKKAEKNRTKSAHNECSPRGENWMRGFTPDEQGEKALREKSDHNEMGGKIKQKMWVQSRKVPMQRICQLIHDSEGNNRGECSEGSECGGGGKRKHVDLPQYIKKHSSKQNFHKYNENSNVHICKKITLYNSLYSKVTLYDAYVYITQNKFSDYFPKFFLYSKLHIIINIKRSFYEQNFPMCYSLCKLLLMDHTYDSSVVAFFVNSAYLLKKVGAIKRLAQELKTNNRRIYFLFCNAALLLHFKQIERSIQIYKYIVDSYQNVFSDLYFYSLFNLIYALQLTQKAHQIVIFCKNLNKLFFNNIHSYILLSYYYFVNDIPTKCYASLRRAHHIYRYHPDTFYLLALLALQAKRYEEYCAFSELALFFSLRNRNLRNYVFSNIYEKQHEYVPSYLLNYHLEINHFDRSKTLGVPNLSSLLNYVYFEGLIKSYIILHFCSAKRYAERAQESSRSIELTLLQRNYIHVSLKKIGKKNAFFFRSHINYIMLGKNLGIIAAQFFPNDLGLLHSKGERAIVQNAKVLKYIDDARRKERKKKKEEGKKKKAQILH is encoded by the exons atgaatcaggaaaaaaaagaagaagctaaTACCtcctttaataaaaaaaattccgaaGTAGAATTTTTTACGCCCAAATCAAATTTAGCCCATGAGTGTGTTAGCAGAAATGCAGCATTTGACAATTTACACAAATATGTCAATACGAATGTTACAAAAGATAGGCTAAAGAAACGAAAGGGACATTCGAAAAGTTGTGCTCCTGctgtgaaaaggaaaaatgtcccctcaaaggaaaagaacaaagaatgctccattttaaattatttaaccGGATTTAACAatgcgaaaaatattttctttaaaaacgCCAATACAGATggtgcaaaaaggaaaggagagATCCCCCCGAAAGACAgcacaattaaaaaaataaaggaaaagatatcaggcgtaaaaaaaaataaaagcgccaaaaaaagaattttttccGAAAGTTCAACAAACATATTGAGgtactttaaaaatgtcGATACAAAtagcaaagaaaaaacggaACTTCCTACCCAGTGTGGTACAgataaaaaggcacaaaataGTTTAGATGATAAAACGTTTAGAGATGCTAACAGCAAATTATATGCCCATGGAAATGGTGGGAAGAGTGCTGACGCACATAACGATATGTATTACGGCGAAAATAATGTGCACTcagaagaggggggaaaccGAAAAAGAGTTAGGAGTGTAAATTACGAAAACAAAATGTCAAACGAAGAGAAAATGCAATATGATCATGTTCAAAATAATGTTAACTTAGATTGTAACGACGAGGAATATTTGCAAACTGCTTATCTATATTGTAAGAAATATTTCCTGTACCGTAAAATGGAATTCCTCAGCAAGTATTTGTTTTACCGTCAGAagagcataaaaaattttattttcctaatTGAAGCCctatttttgcgaaaaaaacacacagaTTTGTTGGACATGCTGAGGCGTTACAAACGGTTGTGGATATTTTCTTGCAAAGGTGTAAAGGCAAAGGGGGcagcggaaaaaaagaacaatgcGCGGCACAAAGTCGAAAGTGGGGACATTTCAACGAAGGGAAATAATTccaaatgtggaaaaaattgcactcAATTGATTTATCATAAATGCAGAAGGAGTACATTTTATATGGCTGCTTTGCAAAATGGCCCAAACCCCCCTACAGGGGAAAGCGGCGACTTGGAGAATAGCAACGTTTGCAACATTAAACATAGGCAAGTacacaaatttaaaaaaaaaaaaaaaaaaacgcatacacACAAAATGTGTAACACGGAATTGCTTtgcaaacataaaaatttttgtgaAGTAAATAATTCCATTGGGGGCGTCATAAACGGGGGGAAAACATGTAACAGGAAAACttgcaataaaatatactgcATATGCTATGTCGCGttcgtaaaaattatgtCGCTCATCAGAATGAAAAATCAGAACTGCTTAAACAAATGCgtaaattttatacaaaaaataagtaaaaaatgctTACTGAGTAAAAATGGCCATTATTTAACCCATGCAGTTATTCACTTGTACGAATTAGCAGGTTTGTACAATTCCGCCCTGAAATATTCAATGCTGCTATTTTTGAAGTGTCCTGTGTATCCCCAAATTATTCTGAAGCTCTTCAGTTTTTCCATCCTAAGCTTAAAAgttgaaatttatttaattttactaGCCAAGTATTGTAAGAGCATTTCCTggataaaatatttcctcctcttcattttgtactcAGTGAATTACCAGTTTCGCAACAAAAAAACCGTTAGcaattttctcttcctccttgaTGGCgtcacaaaggggggaacaaacattgaaaaaaggggaaaaacgaacaatgtggaaagaaaaaatgccacaaaaaaagcggaaaaaaatcGCACCAAAAGTGCCCACAACGAATGCTCCCCCAGAGGGGAAAATTGGATGCGCGGTTTTACACCTGATGAACAGGGAGAAAAAGCGCTCCGCGAAAAAAGTGACCACAAcgaaatgggggggaaaattaaacaaaagaTGTGGGTTCAAAGTAGAAAAGTCCCCATGCAGCGGATTTGCCAACTCATCCACGACAGTGAAGGGAACAATAGGGGCGAATGTAGCGAAGGGAGTGaatgcggagggggggggaaaagaaaacacgTTGACCTCCcacaatatataaaaaaacattcgaGTAAACAAAACTTTCACAAATATAACGAGAACAGCAATGtacacatttgcaaaaaaataacactgTACAACTCTTTATATAGCAAAGTGACATTGTACGATGCGTATGTGTACATtacgcaaaataaattttcagattattttccaaaatttttcctATATTCGAAATTGcacataataataaatatcaAAAGAAgtttttatgaacaaaatttcCCCATGTGTTATAGTTTATGTAAACTGTTATTAATGGATCATACGTATGACTCATCAGTAGTagcattttttgtaaactcTGCTTActtattaaaaaaggttGGCGCTATAAAACGACTGGCTCaagaattaaaaacaaacaatCGAAGAATTTATTTCCTCTTCTGCAATGCAGCTTTGTTGTTACATTTTAAGCAAATCGAACGATCtattcaaatatataaatatatcgtGGACTCATATCAAAACGTTTTTTCAGAtctctatttttattctttgtttaatttaatatatgcCCTACAATTAACACAAAAGGCGCAtcaaattgttattttttgtaaaaatttaaataagctattttttaataatatacattctTATATACTACTATCATACTACTACTTTGTAAATGACATTCCCACCAAGTGTTACGCCTCCCTTAGGAGGGCTCATCACATATATCGATACCACCCTGATACGTTTTACCTTCTTGCCTTACTCGCGCTACAGGCTAAAAG GTATGAAGAATACTGCGCCTTTAGCGAACTGGCTCTTTTTTTCAGTTTAAGGAACCGAAATCTCAGAAACTACGTTTTTTCCAACATTTATGAAAAGCAACATGAGTACGTTCCCTCTTATTTGTTAAACTACCATTTGGAAATAAACCATTTCGACAGAAGCAAAACTTTGGGGGTCCCCAATTTAAGCTCCCTCTTGAATTACGTGTACTTTGAGGGGTTAATAAAATCTTACATCATACTTCACTTTTGTTCGGCGAAAAGGTATGCAGAAAGAGCGCAGGA AAGCTCGCGCTCAATCGAGCTGACACTGCTACAAAGAAACTACATCCATGTTtcattgaaaaaaattgggaaaaaaaacgccttcTTTTTTAGGTCCCATATAAACTATATCATGTTGGGTAAAAACCTGGGCATCATAGCTGCACAGTTTTTCCCAAATGATTTAGGCCTATTACATAGTAAGGGGGAAAGGGCAATAGTGCAAAATGCAAAGG TTTTGAAATATATCGATGACGCTAGACGAAAGGagagaaagaagaagaaggaggagggaaaaaaaaaaaaagcccaAATTTTGCATTAA